The Geodermatophilaceae bacterium NBWT11 genome has a segment encoding these proteins:
- a CDS encoding DUF3566 domain-containing protein, whose amino-acid sequence MSDRTQGSVRDDAGRPSQGPGTQATPANGAAPAAPTGSSAAGRPSAPTTAPGWGGATPARPADQGGTTKAATLPAPAPQPATAQQPAVTPPAAPPAPKATPPKQAPPKQPAARAAAAGAAGAAVGAAATRTSSAQGGRAPAAERPAAARVTPAAAAPATGTGGGGGTGPGGPGRPTGGSGNSGSGSSGESSGTTKTKGGRGPRRARLQLRHIDVWSALKISLVLAIALFFVWMVAVGVLYGVLNGLGVFTTVNDLIGQLGSTAGVTDGAPADVITPGIVFGGAAVIGAVNIVLFTALCTVGTFIYNLCSDLVGGLEVTLSERD is encoded by the coding sequence ATGAGCGACCGGACACAGGGCTCGGTCCGCGACGACGCCGGACGGCCGTCGCAGGGACCGGGCACGCAGGCGACGCCGGCGAACGGGGCGGCCCCCGCGGCCCCGACCGGTTCCTCGGCCGCGGGCAGGCCGTCGGCCCCCACGACCGCCCCCGGCTGGGGCGGTGCCACCCCGGCCCGTCCCGCCGACCAGGGTGGGACGACGAAGGCCGCCACCCTCCCCGCGCCGGCGCCCCAGCCGGCCACGGCCCAGCAGCCGGCGGTCACGCCCCCCGCCGCGCCGCCGGCGCCCAAGGCGACCCCGCCCAAGCAGGCCCCCCCGAAGCAGCCCGCCGCCCGGGCCGCAGCCGCTGGTGCCGCTGGTGCCGCCGTCGGCGCAGCCGCCACCCGGACCTCCTCCGCGCAGGGCGGCCGCGCCCCGGCCGCCGAGCGCCCCGCGGCAGCCCGGGTCACCCCGGCCGCAGCCGCCCCGGCCACCGGCACCGGTGGTGGCGGGGGCACCGGCCCGGGCGGTCCCGGACGACCCACCGGTGGGTCCGGCAACAGCGGTTCCGGGAGCTCCGGCGAGTCCTCGGGCACCACCAAGACCAAGGGCGGCCGCGGACCCCGCCGGGCCCGGCTGCAGCTGCGGCACATCGACGTGTGGTCGGCGCTGAAGATCTCGCTGGTCCTGGCGATCGCGCTGTTCTTCGTCTGGATGGTCGCCGTCGGCGTGCTCTACGGCGTGCTCAACGGCCTGGGTGTCTTCACCACCGTCAACGACCTCATCGGCCAGCTCGGCTCCACCGCCGGGGTGACCGACGGCGCACCCGCCGACGTCATCACCCCCGGCATCGTCTTCGGTGGCGCCGCGGTCATCGGCGCGGTCAACATCGTGCTGTTCACCGCGCTGTGCACCGTCGGGACGTTCATCTACAACCTGTGCTCCGACCTGGTCGGTGGCCTGGAGGTCACGCTCTCCGAGCGCGACTAG
- a CDS encoding DUF2020 domain-containing protein, with protein MSQTHRVRTLHRAAPAAIAVALSVVLTGCGSAEEPVAAPTSASTAAPGSATTTAAAPTTTVAPTPETVEQDCPYLDTATVQDTVGQQTPTVTTTGVPGGPPPTCTFLKPNDEAAATVEVSQATDAIAAQTAAVQRVAGIGGTAVDDIADGGGIASTDGGTVLAVADGTLVVVVTINQASSLQARELAQAVVAVL; from the coding sequence ATGAGCCAGACTCACCGCGTGCGCACCCTCCACCGGGCGGCCCCGGCCGCGATCGCCGTCGCGCTGTCCGTCGTCCTCACCGGCTGCGGCAGCGCCGAGGAGCCGGTCGCCGCCCCCACCAGCGCGTCGACGGCCGCCCCAGGATCGGCGACGACCACGGCGGCCGCGCCGACGACGACCGTCGCGCCCACCCCGGAGACCGTCGAGCAGGACTGCCCCTACCTGGACACCGCCACCGTCCAGGACACCGTCGGCCAGCAGACCCCCACGGTCACCACCACCGGCGTCCCCGGTGGTCCCCCGCCCACCTGCACCTTCCTCAAGCCGAACGACGAGGCCGCGGCGACCGTCGAGGTCAGCCAGGCCACCGACGCGATCGCCGCGCAGACCGCCGCGGTGCAGCGGGTCGCGGGCATCGGCGGCACCGCGGTCGACGACATCGCCGACGGCGGCGGGATCGCCAGCACCGACGGCGGGACCGTGCTGGCGGTGGCCGACGGGACCCTGGTCGTCGTGGTCACCATCAACCAGGCGTCCAGCCTGCAGGCCCGGGAGCTGGCCCAGGCCGTCGTCGCCGTCCTCTGA
- a CDS encoding peptidylprolyl isomerase, protein MTESTPARRAVLHTNHGDITVDLFPDHAPKTVANFAELAEGSREWVDPRSRAKTTEKLYDGTIFHRVIDGFMIQGGDPLGQGTGGPGYRFGDEFHPDLQFSKPYLLAMANAGPGTNGSQFFITTTNTPHLNNKHTIFGEVADDASRKVVDTIGKVPTARGDKPLEDVVITSVEVQRS, encoded by the coding sequence GTGACCGAATCGACTCCTGCACGGCGCGCAGTCCTGCACACCAACCACGGCGACATCACCGTGGACCTGTTCCCGGACCACGCCCCCAAGACCGTCGCCAACTTCGCCGAGCTCGCCGAGGGCAGCCGCGAGTGGGTCGACCCCCGATCCCGGGCCAAGACCACCGAGAAGCTCTACGACGGCACGATCTTCCACCGCGTCATCGACGGCTTCATGATCCAGGGCGGCGACCCGCTCGGTCAGGGCACCGGTGGCCCCGGCTACCGCTTCGGCGACGAGTTCCACCCCGACCTGCAGTTCTCCAAGCCCTACCTGCTCGCCATGGCCAACGCCGGCCCGGGCACCAACGGCTCGCAGTTCTTCATCACCACCACGAACACCCCGCACCTGAACAACAAGCACACGATCTTCGGCGAGGTGGCCGACGACGCGTCCCGCAAGGTCGTCGACACCATCGGCAAGGTCCCGACCGCGCGTGGCGACAAGCCCCTCGAGGACGTCGTGATCACCTCGGTCGAGGTGCAGCGCAGCTGA
- a CDS encoding rhomboid family intramembrane serine protease, translated as MHPASVGFQCPEEIADARRTVRQPKRTTGLQIAGRRWGTVTVTLVALNVAVAVATAISAISVGNSPLRTFSSPLQSALLTAPVLVDDGQWWRVVTSAFTHASLVHLALNMLALLLFGSELERMMGKARYLTVYLVAALGGAAALQLFGAYLGGVVGASGAIYGLLGAFGVVLVRQKQDLRGLLTLLAINLVISFLPGVSLLGHLGGLVTGAATAAILLWARRRTALAVGGTAVLVAVLLVLVFGGLR; from the coding sequence ATGCACCCCGCCTCGGTGGGCTTCCAGTGCCCCGAGGAGATCGCCGACGCCCGGCGCACCGTCCGGCAGCCCAAGCGCACCACCGGCCTGCAGATCGCCGGTCGCCGCTGGGGCACCGTCACCGTCACCCTCGTCGCGCTCAACGTCGCGGTGGCCGTCGCGACCGCGATCTCGGCCATCAGCGTCGGCAACAGCCCGCTGCGCACCTTCTCCTCCCCGTTGCAGTCCGCGCTGCTCACCGCCCCGGTGCTGGTCGACGACGGCCAGTGGTGGCGGGTGGTCACCAGCGCGTTCACCCACGCCAGCCTGGTGCACCTCGCGCTGAACATGCTCGCCCTCCTGCTGTTCGGCTCCGAGCTCGAACGCATGATGGGCAAGGCGCGCTACCTGACCGTCTACCTGGTCGCCGCGCTCGGCGGAGCCGCCGCGCTGCAGCTGTTCGGCGCCTACCTCGGCGGTGTCGTCGGGGCCTCCGGAGCCATCTACGGGCTGCTCGGCGCCTTCGGCGTGGTGCTCGTCCGACAGAAGCAGGACCTGCGCGGCCTGCTCACCCTGCTCGCCATCAACCTGGTGATCAGCTTCCTGCCCGGGGTCTCCCTGCTCGGGCACCTCGGTGGTCTGGTCACCGGTGCCGCGACGGCTGCGATCCTGCTGTGGGCCCGGCGACGCACCGCACTGGCCGTCGGCGGGACCGCCGTGCTGGTCGCGGTCCTCCTGGTGCTCGTCTTCGGCGGACTCCGCTAG
- a CDS encoding PH domain-containing protein, with product MQWSTRLGETVGAVVVAAVLGAAALVVDPVGAVLVGGAALLLLAVAVRDVVRAPRLSADEAGVVVRTTAGTTTVPWARLRTRVRTTRRLGLRTTTLELEDTAEDTVLLVLGRRDLGTDPERVGAELLRLRPAGS from the coding sequence GTGCAGTGGTCCACACGTCTCGGGGAGACCGTCGGCGCCGTCGTCGTGGCGGCCGTGCTCGGAGCGGCCGCCCTGGTCGTCGACCCGGTCGGCGCCGTCCTGGTGGGGGGTGCGGCGCTGCTGCTGCTCGCCGTCGCCGTCCGGGACGTGGTGCGCGCCCCCCGGCTGTCGGCCGACGAGGCCGGTGTCGTCGTCCGCACGACCGCGGGCACGACGACGGTGCCGTGGGCCCGGCTGCGGACGCGGGTGCGGACGACCCGTCGGCTGGGCCTGCGCACCACGACGCTGGAGCTGGAGGACACCGCCGAGGACACCGTGCTGCTGGTGCTCGGCCGGCGCGACCTCGGCACCGACCCGGAGCGGGTCGGTGCCGAGCTGCTGCGGCTGCGCCCGGCCGGGAGCTAG
- a CDS encoding NAD(P)H-binding protein, which yields MQVLVTGASGFVGGRLTSALVEEGHRVRAMTRRPDAYEGAGEAVAGDVTDEGSLRRAMEGCEAAYYLVHSLDAADFQDRDAAAARTFGRAAADAGIRRIVYLGGLGDDADDLSAHLRSRREVERLLGGAGVPVTVLRAGIVVGHGGVSWEMTRQLVAHLPAMVTPRWVHTRTQPIAVADVVRYLVGVLEAPEAEGRVFEVGGPDVLEYLEMLTRVADIQGRHLFVLPVPLLSPQLSSRWLALVTDVDVQTGRSLIDSMTNEVVVKDDAIRQVVPFEPMDYDQAVLVALGERAADRRRTSGPGKRLGLLARGARS from the coding sequence ATGCAGGTCTTGGTGACGGGTGCGTCGGGTTTCGTGGGCGGTCGACTCACGTCGGCCCTGGTCGAGGAAGGCCACCGGGTGCGGGCCATGACCCGCCGTCCCGATGCCTACGAGGGCGCCGGTGAGGCCGTGGCCGGGGACGTGACCGACGAGGGCTCGTTGCGCCGGGCGATGGAGGGCTGCGAGGCGGCCTACTACCTGGTGCACAGCCTGGACGCAGCCGACTTCCAGGACCGGGACGCCGCGGCCGCGCGCACCTTCGGCCGGGCGGCCGCCGACGCCGGGATCCGCCGGATCGTCTACCTGGGCGGCCTCGGGGACGACGCCGACGACCTGTCGGCGCACCTGCGCAGCCGCCGCGAGGTCGAGCGCCTGCTGGGCGGTGCCGGCGTGCCGGTGACCGTGCTGCGGGCCGGCATCGTCGTCGGCCACGGCGGCGTCTCCTGGGAGATGACCCGCCAGCTGGTGGCCCACCTGCCGGCGATGGTGACCCCGCGCTGGGTGCACACCCGGACCCAGCCGATCGCCGTCGCCGACGTCGTCCGCTACCTGGTGGGGGTGCTGGAGGCGCCCGAGGCCGAGGGCCGGGTCTTCGAGGTCGGCGGGCCCGACGTGCTGGAGTACCTGGAGATGCTCACCCGGGTGGCCGACATCCAGGGCCGGCACCTGTTCGTGCTCCCGGTGCCGTTGCTGAGCCCGCAGCTGTCCTCCCGCTGGCTGGCGCTGGTGACCGACGTCGACGTGCAGACCGGCCGCTCGCTCATCGACTCGATGACCAACGAGGTGGTCGTGAAGGACGACGCCATCCGGCAGGTCGTGCCCTTCGAACCGATGGACTACGACCAGGCGGTGCTGGTCGCCCTCGGCGAGCGCGCCGCCGACCGGCGCCGGACGTCGGGACCGGGCAAGCGGCTGGGGCTGCTCGCCCGCGGTGCCCGCTCGTGA